Proteins found in one Xenopus laevis strain J_2021 chromosome 1L, Xenopus_laevis_v10.1, whole genome shotgun sequence genomic segment:
- the ell2.L gene encoding RNA polymerase II elongation factor ELL2: MAAVLSEGGRYGLSCGRGTQDQVTVLHVKLTETAFRALEGHQNTKNSLTSRPSIQFKGLQGCIKIPKPDCLGDVHNFNFYLSNVGKDNPQGSFDCIQQTVSSSGLSKLNCLGCIQDKITVCATNDSYQLTRDRMTQAEEETRSRSTKVIKPGGPFVGKRVQIRKPANNILDTAPERKRSTPINPASTIRKSNQSSVIAQRPYRERVIHLLALKPYKKPEILARLHKDGVNQKDKNSLGVILQQVANLNPKDNSYTLKDFVYKEIQRDWPGYLEVDKHLLDQVLSRKLNQSQSNTTSTSQPDSPTVATSSSPSQKRPLDTEFIDPLMNKKPRISHLTNRVPPTMNGHLSLTNEKSAHPPPPSAATPSLLPLPTARLPVSNPQNINSNSNSPSTPEGRGTQDLPVDSFSQNSGAYEDQQEKYTSRTTLENSVPTPIKLSVSDPTDDKSSTLHKKAKKAKKHKDKERKKQDSESAEENKAAHLKKEQIVKIEESSSSERKKGLKDTCTASDPTSTTELPDYMVKYTVIVSSEQRQTYKDDFNSEYDEYRSLHARVENVTRKFMQLDTQRKSLSPGSKEYKTVHEEVLQEYRKIKETSPNYYEEKYRCEYLHNKLAHIKRLIGEFDQQQAQSWH; encoded by the exons TGTATCAAGATCCCAAAGCCAGATTGCCTTGGTGATGTGCACAACTTTAACTTCTATCTGTCAAATGTGGGCAAAGACAACCCTCAGGGTAGTTTTGACTGCATCCAGCAAACTGTCTCCAG ttcGGGGTTGTCCAAATTGAACTGCCTAGGATGCATACAAGATAAAATAACAGTATGTGCCACAAATGACTCCTACCAGCTGACAAGAGACCGCATGACCCAGGCAGAAGAAGAAACGCGGAGCCGTAGTACTAAAGTCATAAAACCAGGGGGACCATTTGTAG GGAAACGAGTCCAGATTCGCAAACCAGCAAATAATATTCTAGATACAGCACCAGAAAGGAAGAGATCAACGCCCATTAACCCTGCAAGTACGATAAGAAAATCCAATCAAAGCAGCGTAATTGCACAGCGGCCCTATAGAGAGAGGGTGATTCATCTGCTGGCACTGAAGCCTTATAAAAAACCTGAGATACTGGCTCGATTACATAAAGATGGAGTTAATCAAAAAGACAAGAACTCCCTCGGAGTCATTCTGCAACAG gttgccaATTTAAATCCCAAGGATAATTCCTATACCCTGAAGGATTTTGTGTACAAAGAAATACAGCGAGATTGGCCTGGGTATCTGGAAGTTGATAAACATTTATTAGATCAAGTGCTCTctag AAAACTTAACCAGTCTCAAAGTAATACCACCAGCACCAGTCAACCAGATTCACCTACAGTGGCAACATCCTCATCTCCCTCCCAG AAACGACCTCTGGACACAGAATTTATTGACCCTTTGATGAATAAAAAGCCACGGATTTCTCATCTTACGAACAGAGTCCCGCCAACAATGAATGGTCATCTGAGTTTGaccaatgaaaaatcagcacaccCTCCTCCACCTTCAGCTGCCACCCCATCCCTTCTACCACTTCCTACTGCACGCCTTCCAGTTTCTAACCCACAGAATATAAACTCTAACTCCAATTCTCCTAGTACCCCAGAGGGTCGGGGTACACAGGATTTGCCAGTGGACAGCTTTAGTCAGAACAGTGGCGCCTATGAGGACCAGCAAGAAAAATATACCTCTAGGACTACTCTGGAAAATTCAGTACCAACTCCGATAAAATTGAGTGTTTCAGATCCAACAGACGATAAAAGTAGCACATTGCACAAAAAGGCAAAGAAGGCCAAAAAACATAAGGACAAAGAACGTAAAAAACAGGACTCTGAATCTGCAGAGGAAAACAAAGCGGCACActtgaaaaaagaacaaattgtGAAAATAGAAGAGAGTTCGTCCTCTGAGAGGAAAAAAG GGCTGAAAGACACTTGCACTGCATCCGATCCAACATCAACCACAGAGTTACCAGATTACATGGT CAAATACACTGTCATTGTGTCTAGTGAGCAGAGACAAACTTACAAAGATGACTTCAATTCAGAATATGACGAGTATCGTAGTTTGCATGCCAGAGTTGAAAATGTCACTAGGAAATTTATGCAACTCGACACACAGCGGAAGAGTCTGTCTCCTGGTTCTAAAGAATATAAG ACAGTACATGAAGAGGTTCTTCAGGAATATCGAAAGATAAAAGAG ACGAGCCCCAACTATTATGAAGAGAAGTACAGATGTGAATATCTGCACAACAAGCTCGCTCACATTAAAAGACTCATAGGAGAGTTTGACCAACAACAGGCCCAGTCCTGGCACTAA